ATCTTATGCGGTTTCTCATTCCGATCTAAGTTCACCCCTTGTAAATCCCTTATGCAGTGGAAAAGAGGAACTGATAACGAGATACGTTACCGAAACCGTGAACACACTTAAGCACACAGAAACATTCTATTATATACTTCCTCTCGGAGGTATTCACATTGGCAGAAGGGCGGATGATGGAAATTCCCAGGTGGTTTTTGGAGGTTCAATTTTTGTATTGAACGGCACAATAGGTCTTAATTCAAACCAGGTCTACGTTTCGAGTTCAGGCGAGGAATCCACTACAATGTCTACGTCCCCCTCTTTCATGCACGTTGTTAGTATCAATGTCTCTGCAAGCGGAAATGCAACGAGTACTGTGCCGACAAAGATATCAGAAATCTTAGGAGATAATAGTTCAAATGCTATGAACCGCACGACTGCGTTTGTAGGGATTCAGGGGGCTGAATACCAGTTCTCGCACTACGTCAGGAATACATATACTTATAAACTTACATACCAATACATATATCCGAATTGTCTGTACCTCATATCCGATACACTGGTTTCAGCGATTTATGATGGAAATTCTACAATCGGAGAGATAATAAACATAAATTCAACAGCCGGGATTCAGATAACGGCCGAAGATGTCCCTATACCTGTGGCGTGGACAGTGCAACATGCACTTCTGCAATTCAGTAACGGTACAATACAACTTAAAACAAAAGGGAACGGCGAGGCTTATCAGTCAAGTACACTCTGGGCAATTACATCCGGATGGACAAACGCGACAAATGGTCTTAAGAAAACAGCAGAAGCAATGAAATTATTCTATTCTTTTTCTTCTCCTCTCTCACTGGGTTTGGCTGTCGTGGACGGTATTGCTGCTGTAAATGAGCTTGATTTGGGAGAACGTGCTGTGATCGCGGAATCTCTCAGCCTTATAGCATCTACTATAGGCCTTGCTGCAACAATTTTGAATCAATTTTCTTCCATCAGTTTTATTGACAGTACTCAATATCCTGGTGGTACGATTTACTCCTTTAACAATTACAATCAAATAGATAACGGCTCAAACTACACGATGCCTCTTTACGAAAGCTCTTATTCAGTAACCTTCACAGTGCAAGGAAGCGAGTATTCTTTTTACGCCCCTGAAAACTACTATAACGCCACAGAGATTTCCTAATTTTTCTCATCTCGGTCATAATTATAACCTTAACTCCTCAATTTTCTAGGACATAAGTCAAAAAAAAATCTTTATTGTTCCTAATCCTTCGCTTTTTCGTGAGTACATGAATCCCAAAATCAGGGAGATTGCCAAAAGGATTGGAGAGGAACGCGGAATCCTGTTAAAGTCAAGAAAAGCGGAAATTCTTATCTCTCTATACAGGGACACAACGTGGTAGGACAGGGAGAAGAAGAAACGTTTCGGTGTATCGGAATACACAAAGAGGGCAGATGAACATGGCCTTGTGGAGAAGAATAGGAGATCGATATACGAGTTCGGCAATTTCGAACTCCTTCTATCCGCAGTGAAGGACATAGTTCCTGAACTCAAGCACTACTTTCTGGATCACTGGCCTGAGATCATCGCTATGTCCATGATTAGGGCACAGGATCCTAAACCGACACGCTATATGAAGAGCTGTCAACGCAGATCAATGCATTCCTCTCTGAAAATACAATATTGGAAAAACTGAGGATCATCGGATCAGACATAGCCTCTCAGACGCGGTTTTTCGAGTCGCTCACCAGCAATGGAGCTCGCATACCGTTCGATTTATCATCTATATTCTCACAGTCGGAAAACATCAACCTTGCAGAAAAAGGTCATAATCCGAAACATCTTCACATCAACCAGATCAATATAGCCCTGATGGTTTCGAAGTAGGATCACTAGCTCGAATACCGTGCGGTGTTTGAGGGTTCAAGATCAGGCCTAGCCACCATAAGGAATCTGTTAGCCGCGCTCACTCAACTGGGGTACAGTAAATCTCTGGGCACAATAATATAGGTTTGCGGAAATAATTCCATGAAGAATGTGAAGGATAACGAACTCACGTCATAGAATCTCATATCGGGGATTCCGAAAAGCGTGAATGCCGCAGCATAGATCATCCGCAATGCAGAAAAAAGAGAGATACCTCAGAATTTTGTCAGGAAGACGAAAGTGGCAAATGTCTATGCAACTCTCGTGAATTGGATATCTACGGCATTGACAAGCATCGCGGTATACCTGAATACCTTGGAAACCCCCTGAACGAAAGGGCGGGTCTCAATTCAGAGCTTTTCCGTATCGACAAGGAACCATAGAACCTTCCCCCCGAATGCGTGGAATGCAATAAGGTGAAGAACCACAATGAGATATCGCGTTGTGGGTGAATGGAGGCCCTACATGGACGTGAGGATAAACAGCAAAGGCGGAAAGTGGATTAAATGGCGATACCATTCGCATGCGATGAATGCATAGGAGAAGCTTGACGGCAGATCTGCGATCCTGTGCACGGTTCCATCAATTTCCGCTGAAGAGATAGTTAACATGCATCTGGACAAGGATTTAGTGTAGACGGTATTCCGTACAATGAAGACGCAGGAGAAGATCGTTCCCGCAAGGCACCGGCTGGAGAGGTATGCAAGAGTATGTGTTTTCGTCATGATCACGGCATACCGCCTCATCGCTGCTCTTGTATATTCCCTGGGGAATCCAGCCACAGAGAGCCGTGGGAAACCATGCGGAAAATCCTTGACTCCTTTTCAAGAGTGTAGATAATAAAGATCACGTTGGGAAAAGAGTACTGGGTAAGGTATCTGAACCTTAAGCCTTCTTTCAAAGAAATACTGAAAAAGATCGGCTACGGGAAACTATTCAACGAAAAAAAACGGGCGAAATAAATACCAGATTCTGGAGGTGGCACATCGAGCGCCATTCAGGTAGGGAAACTGATTAGGTCCTTTTGCTTCAGTTCGAGATCCATCATTGGTATATTGTTAAGCATGAAAATTAGCGAAGAACCTACGGATGAGAAGCCGTAGAGCCGCGTTGAAATTCCCTTGAATTCGGTGTATGGCGCCTTCCTCAGTCACATTTAAAGGAATGATTCCATCATGTTTCATGTTCTTGGTTTGGCCTCATGAATCGCGAGAAAATCAACTAATATCCGACAAGGTTACGAAACGCCAAAATTTATATACAGATATTGCGATAAGGTCAATTATGGTGCATAGAAGAAACATGCATTTAAATGAAAAGAAAGTTTTGATTGCTATAGGAATAGCGCTTTTAATGGTGCTTTCTGGTTTTGTGGCTATTTATTCTGGTATGCCGGGGGCAAATCACGTATCACGTGGAAGCTCCACTTTGCCAGTAACTCCAAGCGCTTCGGCAGCTCCTTGGACTTATCCAACAACGACTATGAATGAACCAGGTTATACTAACGGCACATACAAAGTCGCAACAGTGAATAATATTGGGCATGAAAGTATATACCTCTATTCAAGTTTGTATGCTGCTATGGTATTCAACGAAATATACGATTCAGCGACAAATCTTCTGCCAAACGATACCATAGTTAATTGTCTGGCAACCAGTTATTCATCACAGAATGTTACAGCTCAGCATATGAAAACTTGGGATCCACTGACTCAGTCAGAACAGGACGTTAACTACACGTGGATCGTCCACATCAGACCCGGTGTTCAATGGACTGACTTTAATTCTACCAATGCCGCAGATACTTATGTCTACAGTAACCATACAACGGTGTACAACACAACTGGGGCGGAATTTAATCACACCTATAAATGGTCGCCAGTTACGATGAAAACGCATTATGTTCAATCTGCTGACTTTATAATTTCATGGGAGATACTTAATACTGCTACGGACTTCTCGGGTGAATATTCTAATGTCGTAAACGTTATTCCAATCAACAATCTAACCGTCGAGTACGAACTCAGCAATTATTCAGCCGAATTTTTGACATACACCTTAGAAACCTCCATAATCCCGTATCATATCTGGGATTCTCATATCTTCGCTGATACATCGGGCTACTGGAACTACAATGCGACATTCGCCGCCAAAAACGCAGGAATGGGATATAACGACTGGGAGCTTGGGTACAATGCAGCGACTGGATTTGCACCCGATCTAATAGGGTCTGGTCCGTTCATGATGAATGGCGGCTATGGAATGCCTAAGGGATACATTCTTGAAAATCATGGGTGGCAGCTTTATGTCAATCCTCACTGGTACGGTCAGTACACAAATGCGTCTGCCGGTTTGAGGCAATATACGCCAAAAATATATTCGATTGAGATCAAATACTACACATCGGCATCAAACGAGGTTTCTGCTCTGGTGAAAGGTGAAGTGTCAACCATTATTGAAGGCGTTGGTCCTAATTTTGTTCCAACTGTTGAGACTATCCCATTTACGTACATCTACCACAAACCCTCATCTACGTTTGGTATTATGCAAGTAAATTCCCTTTCCTCTGACGCACCTTTCAACATTACTGCTTTGAGGCAGGCTCTTAATTATGCAACAAACAAAGCATATCTTGCAAGTGTGGTTGATTCCGGATACGAAATACTTGGTCAGCCAAGCATTCCTCCATCTGATCCACTCTGGAGAAATGATACGACCCCTTCGTACGCTTACAATCCTGCCAAGGCGGAGCAACTAATTAGATCGATACCTGGAATGACAAATGTATCCGGTGAATGGTACTATCACGGAAAGCAGGTTACAGCCAATATTCAAATAACTCCAAGTAGTGAAACCCCTCTAGCTGTGGAAGGTGCACTGCTCACACAGGGATGGTGGGACGCGATTGGAATTAAGACGTCCATAACTTACGAATCATTTACGACGCTTATTCCGAATCTTGAGGATTACCATTACAATGTTATAGAACTTGCGATCACAGGAATAACAGGCGATCCGACCGGTGACTTATTTGCATTTTATAACAATGCTTCAATTGGAACAGGCTTCTACGAAGGCCCATTCTCCTCAATCACATTCGGTGGTGTTCATTATACCGGTAAACAAATAGATGCTTTGATGAATAAGCTCACAGTGGAAATGAACGGAAATTACACACTAGGCCAGAGAATTAAGATTTCTGATGAGATACAAGGTATCGCCGCAATAGAATCTGTGAATATCAATCCAGGATATCCTGTAGATATACTACCATTTACCAACTCAACCTTTGCAAATATATCAAGAACGTCAGCTTTACCGTATGCAGGTTATATGTACTGGGCATTTATGACCGTTCATAAGAGATCTACGCCGCTCGTATCACACGTTAGTTCACACCTGGATGTTAGCGTCAGTATTCCAAGTCTGCTGTATTACAATGGACAATACGCTAATGTTACTATAACCGTGACTAACAATAAGACTTCAACTCCCGTTAGCGGGGCATCTGTGTATGTTGGGTATAACCCAACTGGAGCGCTGTTAAACATTACATCTAACACACTAACCACCGATTCTTCCGGAGTAGCTATCTGGGAGTTTCAGGTATTAAATTCTCAAACACTGGTATATACGAACGGATACACCGGAATGGTGAATATAAGTGCTGTCGCATCTGTAACTACAAGCGGAGTTGGACCTGGACTAGGTTATAATTCTACCAATATTGTTCCGCGTAGCCTCATGTTGAAGATTGCCTCGACACCTGTTCTAATTTCCGGTAATGCAAAGCAACTTTATGCCATAACAGTGGAAAACGGTACGGGTGTTCCTCTTTCTGGGTTCTCATATGAACTGCAGGCATTAAATGGTGCTGTAATAATCAGTACCGCGATGTCTGGACAGACTGTGTCATATTCTACAACTCCATATGTTTCTGCAAACGATACAAATAACCATGTGAATAACAACGTAACTTCGATATCAGGTGTAACGGGTTCAAATGGAACCATAGATATATACGTCCAAGCAAATTCGAGTTTTAACTTTGCTGCTCTTGGTAGCTCTGTAACAAGCTATCTCTTTTTCGGGAGTATCGTGTCAGGAGCCCCGGTTGGAGGACTTCCTGGTTACATGTTGCCAGCTGAAATGACAACTGCTAACAATGCAGGTGGGTTTGGGGTGCAACAAGTAATCGAGTTTCCTGTAACCATCGCATCATCAGCACCAGCCGTTAAACTGAACATAACCGAGAGTGCCACAACAATAGCATATAACGGATCATCAACGGTTACCGTAAAGGTTACTAATTCTACCGGTTCTCCAGTGGCCAATGCCAGTGTTGATTTGATGCTGCAGAACATTTTCGGAGCGAATAGAGGATACTTCTATGCTCCTTCTGGGGTAGATCAGCTGTTCAGCAATCCAAATGCCGCATTCGGGAGCCTGTACCTTCAAGGTATTGCTGTTAAGACAGATTCGCACGGATTTGCTAATGTGACCTTCTATCCAAACCTATTTACTTACTCTAACGCGAGCAGCCCAGTATTTACAAATGTGAGCTACACGGGTTATGTACCTGCAGACTCTTGGATAGTTACCGTTGAGGTTGGCAATGGTTCTACAGTTGCATCTGGATTTGTTGTCTCTAGTAGAAGCTCAACAGCCCCAACACCTACTGTTACACCGCCTCCTTCTCACAAAGTTGCTCCACCTGCACCTTTCCCCTGGCTGTACGTGATCATCGCTGTTGTCGTCATAGTGGCGGTAATTGGAGCAGTATCTGTCATATTTACTAGAAAGAAAAGTTCGGGAGGCGGTTCTTCAAAGCCTCCGCAGCAAGGAACTAATTAACATTTATTTTTTTTTTCGTTGTGAAAGTTTGCTTAAAGAGTGGTAACTTTGAATGTCTACTTAGCTTTGAGAAAGATCTTACAGGGTGTTATACTCGTAATATTCGTAGCTATAATCATTTTTGTAGTCTATAGATTAATGCCAGGTAATCCACTTGATCTTTTCATCCACAATCTGGGGCCCAAGGCAACGCCTGCTGATGCCAAACGCCTTGCTATTAGATTGGGCCTTGAAAATGGTAAATGGTCGCTTTCTGGGTTTCTCATATATATGAAAGACATGTTCACGGGTAATTTCGGGACCGACTATTATTCTGGCGAAACGGTTCTTCAGCTTATCAAAACTGCCTTACCCTATACACTTGTTTTAGTCGGAACAGCTACCGTTCTGGGTTGGGTTATAGGTATCCCTCTAGGTATTACTGTTTCTAGGTTAAGGAACAGAAAATCAGAAAGTGTTACTCTTTCCCTGAGTGTGATTCTTACTTCAATACCATACTTTGCTCTCGCCATTTTTCTTTACCTCTTTCTTGTGGCAAATCCCTCAACTAGTATATTCCCTGTTTCTTCTGAATTTTACTTTAATCTTAGTAAAAATTCAATATTAACTATAGCAAGAGATTTAGCGCTTCCTGTTATAACATTAACCGTTGTTGGTGCGACGGGACATTTGATTACAATGCGGGCATCAATGGTCTCTACTTTGGGTGAAGATTACATTACCACAGCTAGAGCAAAAGGAGTACCAGAAAAGGCGATACTCAGAAGACATGCTGCAAGGAATGCGATTATTCCAGTTTCGACTAGGATGGCGCTGGAGATTGCTCTGATAGTCAGTGGGGCTCTGATCGTGGAGATAATCTTTAGCATACCAGGAATGGGGTTGCTCCTTTATGACGCTACTTTTCAGGAGGACTACCCACTCGCTGAGGCTGCAGTTTTTATTATTTCCCTGATGACTGTAGTTGCATACATTTTAATTGATTACATTCATTCATGGTTGGATCCAAGGATAAGGGTATGAGGCGGAGAATTTATGGATAATGATTTAAAGAATAAAAAAAGATCATTTTTGCAGTCACCTGAATTTAGAAACTTAAGGAAAAATTTTAAGATTTTCTATAAATCAGCGTATGGAAAAACGAGTTTCTATATACTGCTATTGTTTGCTATAGTTGCGCTTCTTACGCCTATTTTGGCGCCACAACCCTATTCTTATATTGTCCCTGCTATAGATACCCACTCTGCAGAATTACGCTTCTCCGAGTATCTCCCGGGAGTAAATTCATCCTCACTAACGTATTTCTCACCTCAAGCCTCATCTCCTTCGGTTTCCGGTACCACTATAATTACCTTTGGCCTTTCAAATGGCACTGTATATTCCGTCGGTGATGGAGCAACTTCTTCCGCTTCAATCGGGTCTGCATATAGGATATTTACCGTGCATGTTAACTCAACAAATAGAATGCTCCCCCCTTCTGTGATAACTTTGTCATCGTATTATATCATGGAGCATCAGTTTGAGGAATCCCTCTCCAACTTCCTTGTTTGGGCGACTTCAAACGGCACTGTCGGTATAAGTCAGATATCTTGGACCGGCCATTCGCCTGGCGCAGGGCAGCCATTCACAAGCGGTAATGAAAGCGTGAGGTTGAACGGTTCCATTATTTCCACTCCCGTTTCAAATGCACCAAGGCTCGAATCTACTATACCGACGTACGTTCCGTTCTATGGAACTAATGTTGTTTCATCTGCAATTGGAGGTAACCCTGGAAAAATATTGGTTATTACAGAAAATAAAAGCTCGCTCTTTCTTACGCAACTTTTTGCTTATCCACTTTCAGTTAATTGGACAGTGAAATTGCCTGGAACATCTGCGGTTTCGTCTCCGCAATTTTATGGTTCTTTTTTTAGTTCATCCAAAGGTACAATGGCTCTCGTAGGACAAGGATCTGTGCTCT
The genomic region above belongs to Thermoplasmatales archaeon and contains:
- a CDS encoding ABC transporter permease — its product is MRKILQGVILVIFVAIIIFVVYRLMPGNPLDLFIHNLGPKATPADAKRLAIRLGLENGKWSLSGFLIYMKDMFTGNFGTDYYSGETVLQLIKTALPYTLVLVGTATVLGWVIGIPLGITVSRLRNRKSESVTLSLSVILTSIPYFALAIFLYLFLVANPSTSIFPVSSEFYFNLSKNSILTIARDLALPVITLTVVGATGHLITMRASMVSTLGEDYITTARAKGVPEKAILRRHAARNAIIPVSTRMALEIALIVSGALIVEIIFSIPGMGLLLYDATFQEDYPLAEAAVFIISLMTVVAYILIDYIHSWLDPRIRV
- a CDS encoding ABC transporter substrate-binding protein — its product is MVHRRNMHLNEKKVLIAIGIALLMVLSGFVAIYSGMPGANHVSRGSSTLPVTPSASAAPWTYPTTTMNEPGYTNGTYKVATVNNIGHESIYLYSSLYAAMVFNEIYDSATNLLPNDTIVNCLATSYSSQNVTAQHMKTWDPLTQSEQDVNYTWIVHIRPGVQWTDFNSTNAADTYVYSNHTTVYNTTGAEFNHTYKWSPVTMKTHYVQSADFIISWEILNTATDFSGEYSNVVNVIPINNLTVEYELSNYSAEFLTYTLETSIIPYHIWDSHIFADTSGYWNYNATFAAKNAGMGYNDWELGYNAATGFAPDLIGSGPFMMNGGYGMPKGYILENHGWQLYVNPHWYGQYTNASAGLRQYTPKIYSIEIKYYTSASNEVSALVKGEVSTIIEGVGPNFVPTVETIPFTYIYHKPSSTFGIMQVNSLSSDAPFNITALRQALNYATNKAYLASVVDSGYEILGQPSIPPSDPLWRNDTTPSYAYNPAKAEQLIRSIPGMTNVSGEWYYHGKQVTANIQITPSSETPLAVEGALLTQGWWDAIGIKTSITYESFTTLIPNLEDYHYNVIELAITGITGDPTGDLFAFYNNASIGTGFYEGPFSSITFGGVHYTGKQIDALMNKLTVEMNGNYTLGQRIKISDEIQGIAAIESVNINPGYPVDILPFTNSTFANISRTSALPYAGYMYWAFMTVHKRSTPLVSHVSSHLDVSVSIPSLLYYNGQYANVTITVTNNKTSTPVSGASVYVGYNPTGALLNITSNTLTTDSSGVAIWEFQVLNSQTLVYTNGYTGMVNISAVASVTTSGVGPGLGYNSTNIVPRSLMLKIASTPVLISGNAKQLYAITVENGTGVPLSGFSYELQALNGAVIISTAMSGQTVSYSTTPYVSANDTNNHVNNNVTSISGVTGSNGTIDIYVQANSSFNFAALGSSVTSYLFFGSIVSGAPVGGLPGYMLPAEMTTANNAGGFGVQQVIEFPVTIASSAPAVKLNITESATTIAYNGSSTVTVKVTNSTGSPVANASVDLMLQNIFGANRGYFYAPSGVDQLFSNPNAAFGSLYLQGIAVKTDSHGFANVTFYPNLFTYSNASSPVFTNVSYTGYVPADSWIVTVEVGNGSTVASGFVVSSRSSTAPTPTVTPPPSHKVAPPAPFPWLYVIIAVVVIVAVIGAVSVIFTRKKSSGGGSSKPPQQGTN